From Streptomyces sp. TLI_105, the proteins below share one genomic window:
- a CDS encoding alpha-ketoglutarate-dependent dioxygenase AlkB — protein sequence MSEGLFPRERATVAPGAVHVPAWLPFARQRELVDACREWGRGPFPYRHTVLPGGGVMSVRSLTLGRQWVPYRYLDTVGVELPDWLVELGRDALVEAYGEHGGFTPDTALVNFYAPGARMGMHQDREERSSAPVVSLSLGDRCVFRFGNEENRGRPYQDVDLVSGDLFVFGGASRWVHHGVPKVFPGTAEPALGLVGRLNITLRETGLSV from the coding sequence GCACGTGCCCGCGTGGCTGCCGTTCGCGCGCCAGCGGGAGCTGGTGGACGCCTGCCGGGAGTGGGGACGCGGCCCCTTCCCGTACCGGCACACCGTGCTGCCCGGCGGCGGCGTCATGTCGGTGCGGTCACTGACCCTGGGCCGGCAGTGGGTGCCGTACCGCTACCTCGACACGGTCGGGGTCGAACTGCCGGACTGGCTGGTCGAGCTGGGCCGGGACGCGCTCGTCGAGGCGTACGGCGAGCACGGCGGCTTCACCCCCGACACCGCGCTCGTGAACTTCTACGCGCCGGGCGCGCGCATGGGCATGCACCAGGACCGGGAGGAGCGCTCCTCCGCGCCGGTGGTGTCGCTGAGCCTCGGGGACCGGTGCGTGTTCCGCTTCGGGAACGAGGAGAACCGCGGCCGGCCGTACCAGGACGTCGACCTGGTCTCCGGCGACCTCTTCGTCTTCGGCGGGGCTTCGCGCTGGGTTCACCACGGGGTCCCCAAGGTGTTCCCGGGGACGGCCGAGCCGGCGCTCGGCCTGGTGGGGCGGTTGAACATCACGCTCAGGGAGACCGGACTCAGCGTTTAA